Proteins encoded within one genomic window of Parolsenella massiliensis:
- a CDS encoding YqeG family HAD IIIA-type phosphatase, which produces MSLVRPWRRERAITDVDVDELAASGVRCVLFDRDNTVVPRDTGVAPESVMDWICRVREAGIALCMVSNNFHSQQVEASAAELGCAVVHHAMKPAPFAVRRALALVGVDASEAVLIGDQVFTDVMAGNLAGVRTILVEPQSTSDLWYTHIFRVFERAIGARR; this is translated from the coding sequence ATGAGCCTAGTCAGGCCCTGGCGCCGCGAGCGCGCCATCACCGACGTTGACGTCGACGAGCTTGCCGCGAGCGGCGTGCGCTGTGTGCTGTTCGACCGCGACAACACCGTGGTTCCGCGCGACACCGGCGTGGCTCCCGAGTCCGTCATGGACTGGATCTGTCGCGTGCGCGAGGCGGGTATTGCCCTGTGCATGGTGTCGAACAACTTCCACTCGCAGCAGGTCGAGGCCAGTGCGGCTGAGCTTGGGTGCGCCGTGGTGCATCACGCCATGAAGCCGGCGCCGTTCGCCGTGCGGCGGGCGCTTGCGCTTGTGGGCGTGGACGCGAGCGAGGCCGTGCTCATCGGCGACCAGGTGTTCACCGACGTCATGGCTGGCAACCTTGCGGGCGTGCGCACGATTCTCGTTGAGCCGCAGAGCACGAGCGACCTGTGGTACACGCACATCTTCCGCGTCTTCGAGCGGGCGATCGGCGCCCGCAGGTGA
- a CDS encoding NPXTG-anchored protein: MPQTGDSPASVALAAAGAAAVLAGAFALRRRGA, encoded by the coding sequence CTGCCACAGACCGGCGACTCCCCGGCCTCCGTCGCGCTTGCCGCTGCCGGCGCGGCCGCCGTGCTCGCCGGTGCGTTCGCGCTCCGTCGCCGCGGCGCGTAA
- a CDS encoding AI-2E family transporter, with protein MTSGRKTPEERQRAFESARLIATRAWAFVGCALAFVIALAALGSVESAVQCVLVGGFVGFVCSSMTNWLERHGVSRAVGALIALAVVIAVLVGLALWLMPLFVSQLMQLLERLPGLLAQAQDAVQALFATFGSERTAEIQTNVQGFVGMLSDVGTSLTRQLASWLSTAFVPNVMGIANDLVMFFLGLVMAYWFAKDYPALMREFGVIAGPRHDEDLSLLVAVLGRAVGGYMRGIVITSVLNGVLAFAGFALCGHPYAGLMGILVGLLHFVPVVGPAVSALMATLTALFASPAVAFWTLVVSVVAQNVVDNLVSPLVMQSSVKIHPAMSLIGITMGASLGGAVGMALAVPLTAAVKGAFVYYFESKTGRQLVSYEGAFFKGTPFHHADGSPVPSFDALDDDTFLADSRLVEADDIADAQAEESPEHEATLADKIRETLVGGDGPKAS; from the coding sequence GTGACGTCGGGACGCAAGACGCCAGAGGAGCGCCAGCGCGCCTTCGAGTCCGCGAGGCTCATCGCCACGCGCGCGTGGGCGTTTGTGGGGTGCGCGCTCGCGTTCGTCATCGCGCTCGCGGCGCTGGGCTCGGTTGAGTCGGCGGTCCAGTGCGTGCTCGTGGGCGGCTTCGTTGGCTTTGTGTGCAGCTCGATGACCAACTGGCTCGAGCGCCACGGCGTGAGCCGGGCGGTGGGTGCGCTCATCGCGCTTGCCGTGGTGATCGCCGTGCTCGTGGGGCTCGCGCTGTGGCTGATGCCGCTGTTCGTGAGCCAGCTCATGCAGCTGCTCGAGCGGCTGCCGGGGCTTCTCGCCCAGGCGCAGGACGCGGTGCAGGCGCTGTTTGCCACGTTTGGCTCCGAACGCACGGCAGAGATCCAGACGAACGTCCAGGGCTTCGTGGGCATGCTGTCAGACGTGGGCACGAGCCTCACGCGCCAGCTCGCGAGCTGGCTTTCCACGGCGTTCGTTCCCAACGTCATGGGGATTGCGAACGACCTTGTGATGTTCTTCCTCGGCCTTGTGATGGCCTACTGGTTTGCGAAGGACTACCCGGCGCTCATGCGCGAGTTTGGCGTCATCGCGGGCCCCAGGCACGACGAGGACCTGTCGCTGCTCGTTGCCGTTCTGGGCCGCGCGGTGGGCGGCTACATGCGCGGCATCGTGATCACGAGCGTGCTCAACGGCGTCTTGGCGTTTGCGGGGTTTGCGCTGTGCGGCCACCCCTACGCGGGCCTCATGGGCATTCTCGTGGGACTTTTGCACTTTGTGCCCGTCGTGGGGCCGGCGGTGTCTGCGCTCATGGCAACGCTCACGGCTCTGTTCGCGAGCCCGGCCGTGGCCTTTTGGACGCTTGTGGTCTCCGTGGTTGCTCAGAACGTGGTCGACAACCTCGTGAGCCCGCTGGTGATGCAGAGCTCGGTGAAGATCCACCCGGCCATGAGCCTCATTGGCATCACCATGGGCGCGAGCCTGGGCGGCGCCGTCGGCATGGCCCTGGCCGTGCCGCTCACGGCTGCCGTCAAGGGCGCGTTCGTCTACTACTTCGAGAGCAAGACGGGTCGCCAGCTCGTGAGCTACGAGGGCGCGTTCTTCAAGGGGACGCCGTTCCATCACGCGGACGGCAGCCCCGTGCCCTCGTTCGACGCGCTCGACGACGACACGTTCCTCGCGGACTCGCGCCTGGTCGAGGCCGATGACATTGCCGACGCCCAAGCCGAGGAGAGCCCCGAGCATGAGGCAACCCTCGCCGACAAGATCCGCGAGACGCTCGTTGGCGGCGATGGTCCCAAGGCGTCGTAG
- a CDS encoding deoxyguanosinetriphosphate triphosphohydrolase family protein, with amino-acid sequence MPTFENRCAPGLGEGLSPDVAQAVLEQRASGRLSEFATPNARALRRVAAERDRDTPERPAFVRDAEKIIHLPAYNRLAGKTQVFSLRANDDITRRGLHVQLVSRVARDIGLSLGLNLDLIEAIALGHDIGHTPFGHAGERFLNDVYHERTGRWFFHNVQSVRVLDVLYGRNLTLQTLDGVICHNGECERQVFETSDLASFSEFDGIVEGCWATGEGAIGHLRPMTLEGCVVRLSDIIAYVGKDRQDAIASGVVGEDSFSDGLGSAYNTWALGAFITDVVEHSFGRDRIEMSEAAFAEMRRAKRENYERIYNASELSGELSGAFAELFSRVYERMLGDLRAGDESSPVFRHHIVDVERQLAHYGRTYDWESDLDLTAVDYISSMTDDYFVALCESLFPDSASVFRRRGYFCER; translated from the coding sequence ATGCCTACGTTTGAGAACCGTTGCGCGCCCGGCCTTGGCGAGGGTCTCTCGCCAGACGTTGCCCAGGCCGTTCTCGAGCAGCGCGCTAGCGGACGTCTCAGCGAGTTTGCCACGCCCAACGCCCGTGCCCTGCGCCGCGTTGCCGCCGAGCGCGACCGCGACACGCCCGAGCGCCCCGCTTTCGTGCGAGACGCCGAGAAGATCATCCATCTGCCCGCCTACAACCGCCTTGCGGGAAAGACGCAGGTCTTCTCGCTGCGTGCCAATGACGACATCACGCGTCGAGGCCTCCATGTGCAGCTCGTGAGCCGCGTGGCGCGTGACATCGGCCTGTCTCTGGGGCTCAACCTGGACCTCATCGAGGCCATCGCGCTTGGCCATGACATTGGTCACACGCCGTTCGGCCACGCCGGCGAGCGCTTCTTGAACGACGTCTACCACGAGCGCACCGGGCGCTGGTTCTTCCACAACGTGCAGAGCGTGCGCGTGCTCGACGTGCTGTACGGCCGCAACCTCACGCTCCAGACGCTCGACGGCGTCATCTGCCACAACGGCGAGTGCGAGCGCCAGGTGTTCGAGACGAGCGACCTTGCGAGCTTCTCGGAATTCGACGGAATCGTGGAGGGATGCTGGGCCACGGGCGAGGGCGCCATCGGGCACCTGCGGCCCATGACGCTCGAGGGATGCGTCGTGCGTCTCTCGGACATTATTGCCTACGTTGGCAAGGACCGGCAGGACGCCATCGCCTCGGGTGTGGTGGGCGAGGACTCGTTTTCCGACGGGCTGGGCAGCGCCTACAACACCTGGGCGCTGGGCGCGTTCATCACTGACGTGGTGGAGCACAGCTTTGGTCGCGACCGCATCGAGATGAGTGAGGCCGCGTTTGCCGAGATGCGCCGTGCCAAGCGCGAGAACTACGAGAGGATTTACAACGCCAGCGAGCTGTCCGGCGAGCTGTCCGGCGCATTTGCCGAGCTGTTCTCGCGCGTGTACGAGCGCATGCTGGGCGATTTGCGGGCCGGCGACGAGAGCAGCCCCGTGTTTAGGCATCACATCGTGGACGTGGAGCGGCAGCTTGCGCACTACGGGCGCACCTATGACTGGGAGAGCGACCTGGACCTCACGGCGGTGGACTACATCTCCTCGATGACCGACGACTACTTCGTGGCCCTCTGTGAGTCGCTGTTCCCCGACAGCGCGAGCGTGTTCCGCCGCCGCGGCTACTTCTGTGAGCGGTGA
- a CDS encoding DUF948 domain-containing protein translates to MEPMTIALIVLVVAGVWAVVELALTLRQTRKSVSELTDSVNDTIGEVRPAIAKLDGAIDELQPAVKQIEPILEKAATSVDLINVDLVRVEGILSDVNSVTGTGARVTEAVTGAVEHAAGGVAGVAAKVAGKVTGKQPSKLAGHEDPASLEAPKGEAAADAPRVSVEQVSGDTGYFTYPAGEAAGESVAGDEPAADAAAQPASEND, encoded by the coding sequence ATGGAGCCAATGACGATTGCCCTCATCGTCCTGGTCGTTGCCGGCGTTTGGGCCGTGGTCGAGCTTGCCCTCACCCTGCGTCAGACGCGCAAGAGCGTCTCCGAGCTCACGGACTCCGTGAACGACACGATCGGCGAGGTTCGCCCCGCCATCGCCAAGCTCGACGGTGCCATCGACGAGCTGCAGCCCGCCGTCAAGCAGATCGAGCCCATCCTCGAGAAGGCCGCCACCTCGGTTGACCTCATCAATGTTGACCTCGTGCGCGTCGAGGGCATCCTGTCCGACGTCAACTCCGTGACGGGCACCGGCGCCCGCGTCACCGAGGCGGTCACCGGCGCCGTTGAGCACGCGGCCGGCGGCGTTGCCGGCGTGGCCGCGAAGGTTGCCGGCAAGGTCACGGGCAAGCAGCCCTCCAAGCTCGCGGGCCACGAGGACCCGGCGAGCCTTGAGGCCCCCAAAGGCGAGGCTGCCGCGGACGCCCCGCGCGTGAGCGTCGAGCAGGTCAGCGGTGACACCGGCTACTTCACCTACCCGGCTGGCGAGGCCGCCGGCGAGAGCGTTGCCGGTGACGAGCCTGCCGCGGACGCCGCCGCCCAGCCCGCCTCCGAGAACGACTAG
- the ruvX gene encoding Holliday junction resolvase RuvX yields MRALALDIGEVRIGIAASDASGRIAGPVKVLPAAEVLGHARTFRRILEDYEPEVLVCGRPQTMSGEDGPQAERIMAQARQIADACDLPLEFADERLSSSEAKRILREQGLREKQMRGKVDMIAASLFLQAWLDSHAHGDTLTD; encoded by the coding sequence ATGAGGGCGCTTGCGCTGGACATCGGCGAGGTTCGCATCGGCATCGCCGCGAGCGATGCCTCGGGGCGCATCGCGGGCCCCGTGAAGGTGCTTCCCGCAGCGGAGGTGCTGGGCCATGCCCGCACCTTCCGCCGCATCCTCGAGGACTATGAGCCCGAGGTGCTCGTCTGCGGCCGTCCCCAGACTATGTCTGGCGAGGACGGCCCGCAGGCCGAGCGCATCATGGCACAGGCCCGGCAGATCGCAGACGCCTGCGACCTGCCCCTCGAGTTTGCCGACGAGCGGCTCTCCTCGTCGGAGGCCAAGCGGATACTGCGTGAGCAAGGTCTGCGCGAGAAGCAGATGCGTGGCAAGGTTGATATGATTGCTGCGTCGTTGTTCCTGCAAGCGTGGCTCGATTCCCATGCTCATGGGGACACGCTTACTGACTAG
- a CDS encoding SigB/SigF/SigG family RNA polymerase sigma factor, with the protein MPSESTELTAEQRAEARRAAATSVRELPGTPKGKLAWDKARTRELFRLYKQEGDEDARGELVMSHLNLVRFLASKFKNRGEPLDDLIQVGTIGLIKAIDRFDPDRGLEFTTYATPTILGEIKRHFRDKGWSVRVPRRLQELSAKVNQTTDQLTKELQRTPTTEEVAAKLGVSVDEVLEAMESSSAYSSVPLEGGSSDDDETPAVIDHYASVDEDLTSADDRMVIEDTIADFSPREQEVLRMRFNDGLTQIEIAKRLGISQVQVSRLLRRTLKKLQEKVDPEGLAK; encoded by the coding sequence ATGCCTAGTGAATCCACAGAGCTCACCGCCGAGCAGCGCGCCGAGGCCCGGCGTGCCGCGGCCACGTCCGTGCGCGAGCTGCCGGGCACGCCCAAGGGCAAGCTCGCCTGGGACAAGGCCCGCACGCGCGAGCTGTTCCGCCTCTACAAGCAGGAGGGCGACGAGGACGCGCGCGGCGAGCTCGTCATGAGCCACCTCAACCTCGTGCGCTTCCTCGCGAGCAAGTTCAAGAACCGCGGCGAGCCGCTCGACGACCTCATCCAGGTGGGGACGATCGGCCTCATCAAGGCCATCGACCGCTTCGACCCCGACCGCGGCCTGGAGTTCACCACCTACGCCACGCCCACGATCCTGGGCGAGATAAAGCGCCACTTCCGCGACAAGGGCTGGAGCGTCCGTGTGCCCAGGCGCCTGCAGGAGCTGTCGGCCAAGGTCAACCAGACCACCGACCAGCTCACGAAGGAGCTGCAGCGCACGCCCACCACCGAGGAGGTAGCTGCCAAGCTGGGCGTCTCCGTCGACGAGGTGCTCGAGGCCATGGAGTCCTCGAGTGCCTACAGCTCCGTGCCACTCGAGGGCGGCAGCTCCGATGACGACGAGACCCCTGCCGTCATCGACCACTACGCGAGCGTGGACGAGGACCTCACCTCTGCCGACGACCGCATGGTCATCGAGGACACCATCGCCGACTTCTCGCCCCGTGAGCAGGAAGTCCTTCGCATGCGCTTCAACGACGGCCTCACGCAGATAGAGATTGCCAAGCGCCTGGGCATCTCCCAGGTGCAGGTGAGCCGCCTGCTTCGCCGCACGCTCAAGAAGCTGCAGGAGAAGGTCGACCCCGAGGGGCTCGCGAAGTGA
- the alaS gene encoding alanine--tRNA ligase, translating into MSTADFPTMTTAEIRSAFLNFFEERGLKLYPSSSLVPEDPSLLLANAGMNQFKEYYQGKKTMKEVGACSCQKCVRTNDIDCIGEDGRHLSFFEMLGDFSFGGVSKQQACAWAFELITEKFKLPLDRLYFTVFTDDDETHDIWRSLGVAEDHISRLGEDDNFWAAGPTGPCGPCSEIYFDQGEEVGCGKPDCAPGCDCDRFLEFWNLVFTQFDRQEDGSMPELPHRNLDTGMGLERMAAIMQHKSANYDGDIMQGLIKLGEQISGKTYDPESYTGASRSLRIIADHARAVDFMISDGILPGNEGREYVLRRLLRRAVFHGRLLGIEGAFLTKFIDAVNEIMGEAYPDLLKNVALVKGIVSAEEERFSNTLDTGRAYLDEAFEGLDAGAVLPGDVAFKLHDTYGFPIDLTVEIAQGTGHEVDMDAFDACMAEQKERARAAANRDAWGDFNNVWTALSDELAPTQFDGYEHNELEGAKVVAIVSAGERVSEAKAGDEVEVLLDRTPFYAEMGGQVGDTGTITGAGAKLEVTDTKGHNGLYAHVAKVVEGEIHEGDVVTATIDAHRRELVRRNHTATHLLDAALKAVLGDHVNQAGSLVDDQRLRFDFTHFEALTAEQLHEVEDLVNVEIFSAKPVVTKVCGIEEAKAAGAVALFGEKYGDVVRMVSAGTEDKPFSRELCGGTHARNTSELGLFKIVSESSTGSNVRRIEAVTSLGALAWLDERNDALDAVAAELKCRPEDAAGRIADIKAGAREAEAKLKQALLGGSSDKIQTAMGAAIDCGAYKAVIARMDGLEAGELREAWDAIRDKANGGDVACFLATATPEGKVALLAAATDGAVKAGFGAGDVIRKVAEHVGGRGGGRPNMAQAGGKDASGIEAALQAAREMLA; encoded by the coding sequence ATGAGCACCGCTGACTTTCCGACCATGACCACCGCCGAGATCCGCTCGGCGTTCCTCAACTTCTTCGAGGAGCGCGGCCTCAAGCTCTACCCGAGCTCCTCGCTCGTGCCGGAGGACCCCTCGCTGCTTCTTGCCAACGCTGGCATGAACCAGTTCAAGGAGTACTACCAGGGCAAGAAGACCATGAAGGAGGTCGGCGCCTGCAGCTGCCAGAAGTGCGTCCGCACCAATGACATCGACTGCATCGGCGAGGACGGCCGCCACCTCTCCTTCTTCGAGATGCTCGGCGACTTCTCCTTCGGCGGCGTCTCCAAGCAGCAGGCGTGCGCCTGGGCCTTCGAGCTCATCACCGAGAAGTTCAAGCTCCCGCTCGACCGCCTCTACTTCACCGTCTTCACCGACGACGACGAGACTCATGACATCTGGCGCTCCCTGGGCGTCGCCGAGGACCACATCTCGCGCCTGGGCGAGGACGACAACTTCTGGGCGGCCGGCCCCACTGGACCCTGCGGCCCCTGCTCCGAGATCTACTTCGACCAGGGCGAGGAGGTCGGCTGCGGCAAGCCCGACTGCGCGCCCGGCTGTGACTGCGACCGCTTCCTCGAGTTCTGGAACCTCGTCTTCACACAGTTCGACCGTCAGGAGGACGGCTCCATGCCGGAGCTGCCGCACCGCAACCTCGACACGGGCATGGGCCTGGAGCGCATGGCCGCCATCATGCAGCACAAGAGCGCCAACTACGACGGCGACATCATGCAGGGCCTCATCAAGCTCGGCGAGCAGATCTCTGGCAAGACGTATGACCCCGAGTCCTACACCGGCGCCTCCCGCAGCCTGCGCATCATCGCCGACCACGCGCGTGCCGTTGACTTCATGATCTCCGACGGCATCCTGCCGGGCAACGAGGGCCGCGAGTACGTCCTTCGCCGCCTGCTGCGCCGCGCCGTCTTCCACGGCCGCCTGCTGGGCATCGAGGGCGCGTTCCTCACGAAGTTCATCGACGCCGTCAACGAGATCATGGGCGAGGCCTACCCCGATCTGCTCAAGAACGTTGCCCTGGTCAAGGGTATTGTGAGCGCCGAGGAGGAGCGCTTCTCCAACACGCTCGACACGGGTCGTGCCTACCTCGACGAGGCTTTCGAGGGCCTGGACGCCGGCGCCGTGCTGCCCGGCGACGTGGCCTTCAAGCTCCACGACACCTACGGCTTCCCCATCGACCTCACGGTCGAGATCGCGCAGGGCACCGGCCACGAGGTCGACATGGACGCCTTCGACGCCTGCATGGCCGAGCAGAAGGAGCGTGCCCGCGCCGCCGCCAACCGCGATGCCTGGGGTGACTTCAACAACGTCTGGACCGCGCTGTCCGACGAGCTCGCTCCCACGCAGTTCGACGGCTACGAGCACAACGAGCTCGAGGGCGCCAAGGTCGTGGCCATCGTCTCGGCCGGCGAGCGTGTGAGCGAGGCCAAGGCCGGCGACGAGGTCGAGGTCCTGCTCGACCGCACGCCGTTCTACGCCGAGATGGGCGGCCAGGTGGGCGACACCGGCACGATTACCGGCGCTGGCGCCAAGCTCGAGGTCACGGACACGAAGGGCCACAACGGCCTGTACGCTCACGTCGCCAAGGTCGTCGAGGGCGAGATTCACGAGGGCGACGTCGTCACCGCCACGATCGACGCGCACCGTCGCGAGCTCGTGCGCCGCAACCACACGGCCACGCACCTGCTCGACGCCGCGCTCAAGGCCGTGCTGGGCGACCACGTCAACCAGGCGGGCTCTCTCGTTGACGACCAGCGCCTGCGCTTCGACTTCACGCACTTCGAGGCTCTCACGGCCGAGCAGCTGCATGAGGTCGAGGACCTCGTGAACGTCGAGATCTTCTCGGCCAAGCCGGTCGTCACGAAGGTCTGTGGCATCGAGGAGGCCAAGGCCGCCGGCGCCGTCGCCCTGTTTGGCGAGAAGTACGGCGACGTGGTGCGCATGGTCTCTGCCGGTACCGAGGACAAGCCGTTCAGCCGCGAGCTGTGCGGCGGCACGCACGCCCGCAACACCTCCGAGCTCGGCCTGTTCAAGATCGTCTCCGAGTCCTCCACCGGCTCCAACGTGCGCCGCATCGAGGCCGTGACGAGCCTGGGCGCCCTGGCCTGGCTCGACGAGCGCAACGACGCGCTTGACGCCGTGGCCGCCGAGCTCAAGTGCCGTCCCGAGGATGCCGCCGGCCGCATCGCCGACATCAAGGCCGGCGCCCGTGAGGCCGAGGCCAAGCTTAAGCAGGCCCTTCTCGGCGGCTCTTCCGACAAGATCCAGACGGCCATGGGCGCGGCCATCGACTGCGGCGCCTACAAGGCCGTCATCGCGCGTATGGACGGCCTGGAGGCCGGCGAGCTGCGCGAGGCCTGGGACGCCATTCGCGACAAGGCAAACGGCGGGGATGTCGCCTGCTTCCTGGCCACGGCCACGCCCGAGGGCAAGGTGGCCCTTCTTGCCGCCGCCACCGACGGCGCGGTGAAGGCCGGCTTTGGCGCTGGCGACGTCATCCGCAAGGTTGCCGAGCACGTCGGCGGACGTGGCGGTGGCCGTCCCAACATGGCCCAGGCCGGCGGCAAGGACGCCTCCGGCATCGAGGCGGCGCTGCAGGCCGCCCGCGAGATGCTGGCCTAG
- the mltG gene encoding endolytic transglycosylase MltG gives MPDSARRRSPRFSSEANPYSASRPSTGGKRFSASAPANGGRASKPVSSARHAARPRQSGAAAPARSGRVATGGATRSRQATAGGATRSRQATAGMQSLATPRSRSQREAARRGGHTRRAPIVAGVFAAVVVIAGIVFAVSHFLLARPGQDTLPNQGTQVEVVIDDGSGANAVAAKLKDAGVIASTDEFLSQVQKQKADSQIKSGAYVFTVGQDLDSIISQLVSGPNSTTGRLTVPEGLTVSQTAQLVSEALSVSSDDFTAQAKASNYVADYPFLADAANDSLEGFLCPKTYDFSGRSDVTADVVIRAMLDQYQADVATLDFASGEALIADRYGITMSDYDVIKLASIVEREAVTDGQRPKVASVFLNRLKAGMALQSDATMMYVTGGEVTADDLKTESPYNTYLNNGLTPTPICTPSVDSIKAVLSPDDTDYLYFYITQTDEWFSSTYDEHLQAIEENK, from the coding sequence ATGCCAGATTCCGCGCGCCGCCGTTCGCCGCGCTTCTCGAGCGAGGCGAACCCGTATAGCGCTTCGCGTCCCTCTACGGGTGGCAAGCGCTTCTCGGCGTCTGCGCCCGCGAACGGTGGCCGTGCCTCGAAGCCCGTTTCCTCCGCTCGCCATGCCGCGCGTCCCCGCCAGTCTGGCGCTGCGGCTCCTGCTCGCTCTGGGAGGGTGGCGACAGGTGGTGCCACTCGCTCGCGCCAGGCCACGGCCGGCGGTGCCACTCGCTCGCGCCAGGCCACGGCCGGCATGCAGAGCTTGGCCACGCCCCGCTCTCGCTCGCAGCGCGAGGCCGCCCGTCGCGGTGGCCACACGAGGCGTGCACCCATCGTCGCAGGCGTCTTTGCCGCGGTCGTGGTCATTGCGGGCATCGTGTTTGCGGTTTCGCACTTTCTGCTGGCCAGGCCCGGCCAGGACACGCTTCCCAACCAGGGGACGCAGGTAGAGGTGGTCATCGACGACGGTTCGGGCGCCAACGCGGTTGCCGCGAAGCTCAAGGACGCCGGCGTCATCGCGAGCACGGACGAGTTCCTTTCGCAGGTGCAGAAGCAGAAGGCCGACTCCCAGATCAAGAGCGGCGCCTACGTGTTCACGGTGGGGCAGGACCTCGACTCGATCATAAGCCAGCTCGTGAGCGGGCCAAACTCCACGACGGGCCGCCTCACCGTGCCTGAGGGCCTCACGGTGTCCCAGACCGCGCAGCTCGTCTCCGAGGCGCTCAGCGTCTCGAGCGACGACTTCACCGCCCAGGCGAAGGCCTCCAACTACGTGGCCGACTACCCCTTCCTGGCAGACGCCGCCAACGACTCGCTCGAGGGCTTCCTGTGTCCCAAGACCTATGACTTCTCCGGCCGCAGCGACGTCACGGCAGACGTGGTCATCCGCGCCATGCTCGACCAGTACCAGGCAGACGTGGCAACTCTGGACTTCGCTTCCGGCGAGGCGCTCATCGCCGACCGCTACGGCATCACGATGAGCGACTACGACGTCATCAAGCTCGCCTCCATCGTCGAGCGCGAGGCCGTGACCGACGGGCAGCGCCCCAAGGTTGCCTCGGTGTTCCTGAACCGTCTCAAGGCGGGCATGGCGCTGCAGAGCGACGCCACGATGATGTACGTCACCGGCGGCGAGGTCACGGCAGACGACCTCAAGACCGAGAGTCCCTACAACACCTACCTCAACAACGGGCTTACGCCCACGCCCATCTGCACCCCGTCCGTGGACTCCATCAAGGCGGTTCTTTCGCCTGACGACACGGACTACCTGTACTTCTACATCACCCAGACCGACGAGTGGTTCTCCTCGACCTACGACGAGCACCTCCAGGCCATTGAGGAGAACAAGTAG
- a CDS encoding replication-associated recombination protein A → MDTLFTEVERYKRNMNAPLAVRMRPQTLAEYVGQAQAVGPDSWLRRAIEHDVLSSVILYGPAGTGKTTLARIIANTTHAEFTEVSAVTGTVKDLRREIDAAESRLMARGMRTILFVDEIHRFSRTQQDALLHAVEDRIVVLIGATTENPYFEVNSALISRSRVVELQPLGDDDIATLVRRACDSPHGLAGAFALADDALAEIVQLAGGDARSALTSLELASQMALPAGAKVGQDGVAVLADGTRLGEDGAAPLPITRENVLEANPRRGLPYDKSGDMHYDIISAFIKSMRGSDPDAVLYWLARMIDAGEDPKFIARRIMIHASEDVGNADPQALLIAHAAFKSAEVIGYPECRINLAQAALYVCLAPKSNAAEAGIDAALDEVRHGPRRDVPNHLRDRHRPGSEDYGPYLYPHNYPEGWVEQQYLPDGLERGSFFHPSGRGWEAWRLDATRRDRP, encoded by the coding sequence ATGGATACGCTATTCACAGAAGTCGAGCGCTACAAGCGCAACATGAACGCGCCGCTGGCCGTGCGCATGCGCCCGCAGACGCTTGCCGAGTACGTGGGCCAGGCGCAGGCCGTGGGCCCGGACTCGTGGCTGCGCCGCGCCATCGAGCACGACGTGCTTTCGAGCGTCATTCTCTACGGGCCGGCCGGCACGGGCAAGACCACGCTCGCGCGCATCATCGCCAACACCACGCACGCCGAGTTCACCGAGGTCTCGGCTGTCACGGGCACGGTCAAGGACCTCCGCCGAGAGATCGACGCCGCCGAGAGCCGCCTCATGGCCCGCGGCATGCGCACGATCCTGTTCGTGGACGAGATTCACCGCTTCAGCCGCACGCAGCAAGACGCGCTGCTCCACGCCGTGGAGGACCGCATCGTGGTGCTCATTGGTGCCACGACCGAGAACCCCTACTTCGAGGTGAACTCCGCGCTCATCTCGCGCAGCCGCGTCGTGGAGCTGCAGCCGCTGGGGGATGACGACATCGCCACCCTCGTGCGACGTGCCTGCGACTCGCCGCACGGGCTTGCCGGCGCGTTTGCGCTGGCAGACGACGCGCTCGCGGAGATTGTGCAGCTTGCCGGGGGCGACGCGCGCTCCGCCCTCACGTCGCTGGAGCTCGCGAGCCAGATGGCGCTGCCCGCCGGCGCCAAGGTGGGGCAGGATGGCGTGGCGGTGCTCGCAGACGGCACGCGCCTGGGCGAGGACGGCGCCGCGCCCCTGCCCATCACGCGCGAGAACGTTCTCGAGGCAAATCCGCGCCGGGGGCTTCCCTACGACAAGTCCGGCGATATGCACTACGACATCATCTCGGCGTTCATCAAGTCCATGCGCGGTAGCGACCCAGACGCCGTCCTCTACTGGCTCGCCCGCATGATCGACGCGGGCGAGGACCCCAAGTTCATTGCGCGGCGCATCATGATCCACGCAAGCGAGGACGTGGGCAACGCGGACCCGCAGGCGCTGCTCATTGCGCACGCGGCGTTCAAGTCTGCCGAGGTCATCGGCTATCCGGAGTGCCGCATCAACCTGGCCCAGGCGGCGCTTTACGTTTGTCTGGCGCCCAAGAGCAACGCCGCCGAGGCGGGCATTGACGCGGCGCTCGACGAGGTGCGTCACGGCCCTCGCCGAGACGTGCCCAACCACCTGCGAGACCGCCATCGCCCCGGGTCGGAGGACTACGGCCCCTACCTCTACCCGCACAACTACCCGGAAGGCTGGGTGGAGCAGCAGTACCTGCCTGACGGTCTGGAGCGCGGCAGCTTCTTCCATCCCAGCGGGCGCGGCTGGGAGGCCTGGCGCCTCGACGCCACGCGCCGCGACCGTCCGTAG